The following coding sequences are from one Nymphalis io chromosome 5, ilAglIoxx1.1, whole genome shotgun sequence window:
- the LOC126768654 gene encoding protein FAM13A-like isoform X1: MVLLEIHQGYGHDSECSSEHRVVISGLGWRAQCCERNEGEKEKKDMAAPECEREARKRRERRDSGCAHERKERRPHSEERTPPPPPPPPLHDHNRLESERRAERLSRARRPQHGGKRRRAPTRLPRQPKENDYVVSHTEEIRSGTPPNFEYVVQQKPELCDSEHSYVVAGDVVEHTRRDERSEPPRRAPPSPDRRVEKISKKINSLKKNIAKYENDFETQNGHTITQSDRMTDVQLTRMYETLRHLQSEKRCIKADPVEYELKVQAAKLQKERDDKLDAALNSDKPMAEVVRDIEEWVEFCRKAGGRASVPEASWSAAQLAAEKACVQRALLRLEAARGRPPAHSAERGAARHLYERYRAVKRALATFRPDAIICGTNGELATIHEHETMLFNTSVDSSSDSQEKQSDPSQETVETPLQSPPTREGAEEMPSSTSSAKSATTSEEAPPSNEGLHCLGLEDLVRALGEAKLQKLVLRRSIKEYEVNFELQNSRKVQTDDKKIREEEYQRYKAVKARIKLINALINKQKTLNKS; encoded by the exons ATGGTTCTATTGGAAATTCATCAG GGTTACGGGCACGATTCCGAGTGCTCGAGCGAACATCGGGTTGTAATATCTGGGCTCGGGTGGCGTGCGCAGTGCTGCGAGCGTAACGAGGGTGAGAAGGAGAAGAAAGATATGGCGGCACCGGAGTGCGAACGAGAGGCGCGCAAGCGACGTGAGCGTCGAGACTCCGGTTGCGCACACGAGCGAAAAGAGCGCAGACCACACAGTGAGGAGCGGACGCCACCACCTCCACCACCTCCTCCACTACATGATCATAATCGGCTTGAG TCGGAACGTCGAGCGGAACGCCTCTCCCGCGCTCGTCGTCCTCAGCATGGCGGTAAGCGGCGCCGAGCACCAACACGCTTGCCACGACAACCCAAAGAAAACGACTACGTCGTGTCACACACAGAAGAAATAAGAAGTGGCACACCACCAAATTTCGAATACGTGGTGCAGCAGAAACCAGAAC TGTGTGACAGCGAGCATTCCTACGTGGTGGCAGGAGACGTAGTGGAACATACGCGACGTGACGAGCGGAGTGAACCGCCGCGTCGCGCTCCGCCTAGCCCTGATCGACGGGTCGAAAAGATCAGCAAGAAG atCAATAGtctgaagaaaaacatcgctaAATATGAAAATGACTTTGAAACTCAAAACGGTCACACAATTACCCAAAGCGATCGTATGACTGATGTCCAACTAACTCGTATGTACGAAACGTTACGACACTTGCAATCAGAAAAGCGCTGTATTAAAGCGGATCCAGTGGAGTACGAGCTGAAAGTTCAAGCTGCAAAATTACAGAAAGAAAGAGACGACAAGCTGGATGCCGCGCTCAATAGCGATAAGCCGATGGCCGAAGTCGTTCGAGATATCGAAGAG TGGGTGGAGTTCTGTCGCAAGGCCGGCGGGCGAGCGAGCGTGCCGGAGGCGAGCTGGTCGGCGGCGCAGCTGGCGGCGGAGAAGGCGTGCGTGCAGCGCGCGCTGCTGCGGCTCGAGGCGGCGCGCGGCCGCCCGCCCGCGCACTCGGCCGAGCGCGGCGCCGCGCGACACCTGTACGAGCGGTACCGCGCCGTCAAGCGGGCGCTGGCCACCTTCCGCCCCGATGCT ataATCTGCGGAACGAACGGCGAGTTGGCCACCATACACGAACACGAGACCATGCTCTTCAACACGAGCGTCGATAGTTCGAGCGACTCCCAGGAGAAGCAGTCCGATCCTTCGCAG GAAACTGTAGAGACGCCTCTCCAATCTCCACCGACTCGTGAGGGTGCCGAGGAGATGCCGTCCTCGACATCGTCGGCCAAATCTGCCACCACTAGTGAAGAGGCGCCTCCATCCAATGAAGGCTTACATTGCCTTGGATTAGAAGATCTAGTTAGAGCGCTTGGTGAAGCTAAACTACAAAAGCTA gtACTTCGTCGCAGCATCAAAGAATATGAAGTTAATTTTGAACTTCAAAACAGCAGGAAAGTTCAAACGGATGACAAGAAAATACGCGAAGAGGAATACCAACGGTACAAAGCTGTTAAAGCAAGAATAAAGCTTATCAACGCGcttataaataaacagaaaacaTTGAATAAATCTTAA
- the LOC126768654 gene encoding protein FAM13A-like isoform X2 yields the protein MAAPECEREARKRRERRDSGCAHERKERRPHSEERTPPPPPPPPLHDHNRLESERRAERLSRARRPQHGGKRRRAPTRLPRQPKENDYVVSHTEEIRSGTPPNFEYVVQQKPELCDSEHSYVVAGDVVEHTRRDERSEPPRRAPPSPDRRVEKISKKINSLKKNIAKYENDFETQNGHTITQSDRMTDVQLTRMYETLRHLQSEKRCIKADPVEYELKVQAAKLQKERDDKLDAALNSDKPMAEVVRDIEEWVEFCRKAGGRASVPEASWSAAQLAAEKACVQRALLRLEAARGRPPAHSAERGAARHLYERYRAVKRALATFRPDAIICGTNGELATIHEHETMLFNTSVDSSSDSQEKQSDPSQETVETPLQSPPTREGAEEMPSSTSSAKSATTSEEAPPSNEGLHCLGLEDLVRALGEAKLQKLVLRRSIKEYEVNFELQNSRKVQTDDKKIREEEYQRYKAVKARIKLINALINKQKTLNKS from the exons ATGGCGGCACCGGAGTGCGAACGAGAGGCGCGCAAGCGACGTGAGCGTCGAGACTCCGGTTGCGCACACGAGCGAAAAGAGCGCAGACCACACAGTGAGGAGCGGACGCCACCACCTCCACCACCTCCTCCACTACATGATCATAATCGGCTTGAG TCGGAACGTCGAGCGGAACGCCTCTCCCGCGCTCGTCGTCCTCAGCATGGCGGTAAGCGGCGCCGAGCACCAACACGCTTGCCACGACAACCCAAAGAAAACGACTACGTCGTGTCACACACAGAAGAAATAAGAAGTGGCACACCACCAAATTTCGAATACGTGGTGCAGCAGAAACCAGAAC TGTGTGACAGCGAGCATTCCTACGTGGTGGCAGGAGACGTAGTGGAACATACGCGACGTGACGAGCGGAGTGAACCGCCGCGTCGCGCTCCGCCTAGCCCTGATCGACGGGTCGAAAAGATCAGCAAGAAG atCAATAGtctgaagaaaaacatcgctaAATATGAAAATGACTTTGAAACTCAAAACGGTCACACAATTACCCAAAGCGATCGTATGACTGATGTCCAACTAACTCGTATGTACGAAACGTTACGACACTTGCAATCAGAAAAGCGCTGTATTAAAGCGGATCCAGTGGAGTACGAGCTGAAAGTTCAAGCTGCAAAATTACAGAAAGAAAGAGACGACAAGCTGGATGCCGCGCTCAATAGCGATAAGCCGATGGCCGAAGTCGTTCGAGATATCGAAGAG TGGGTGGAGTTCTGTCGCAAGGCCGGCGGGCGAGCGAGCGTGCCGGAGGCGAGCTGGTCGGCGGCGCAGCTGGCGGCGGAGAAGGCGTGCGTGCAGCGCGCGCTGCTGCGGCTCGAGGCGGCGCGCGGCCGCCCGCCCGCGCACTCGGCCGAGCGCGGCGCCGCGCGACACCTGTACGAGCGGTACCGCGCCGTCAAGCGGGCGCTGGCCACCTTCCGCCCCGATGCT ataATCTGCGGAACGAACGGCGAGTTGGCCACCATACACGAACACGAGACCATGCTCTTCAACACGAGCGTCGATAGTTCGAGCGACTCCCAGGAGAAGCAGTCCGATCCTTCGCAG GAAACTGTAGAGACGCCTCTCCAATCTCCACCGACTCGTGAGGGTGCCGAGGAGATGCCGTCCTCGACATCGTCGGCCAAATCTGCCACCACTAGTGAAGAGGCGCCTCCATCCAATGAAGGCTTACATTGCCTTGGATTAGAAGATCTAGTTAGAGCGCTTGGTGAAGCTAAACTACAAAAGCTA gtACTTCGTCGCAGCATCAAAGAATATGAAGTTAATTTTGAACTTCAAAACAGCAGGAAAGTTCAAACGGATGACAAGAAAATACGCGAAGAGGAATACCAACGGTACAAAGCTGTTAAAGCAAGAATAAAGCTTATCAACGCGcttataaataaacagaaaacaTTGAATAAATCTTAA